A region from the Cryptosporangium arvum DSM 44712 genome encodes:
- a CDS encoding DUF6758 family protein → MSTPPCCPRCAHTVRAPDLMHSDWRCPVHGAVPPLHVARQLGTDVLDAVRVDAGVPVWLPWPMLPDWTVTGLAWAGDDRRPIGATAVACTGPAPLGGVADVVLVAEEPGVGLGSRLAGRSGTDPGETLCAGLLDTNAHAKIVAAGHPTPLWSIQAGHDRCAYVGEAKGMWLWAIAWPEEAGYVLAEHFVLLDGRDGLPGPLPFGALSPYLQWDAPEEGVS, encoded by the coding sequence GTGTCAACACCGCCCTGCTGTCCGCGCTGCGCGCACACGGTCCGCGCCCCGGACCTGATGCACAGCGACTGGCGCTGCCCGGTGCACGGCGCCGTGCCGCCGCTGCACGTCGCGCGCCAGCTCGGCACGGACGTGCTCGACGCGGTGCGCGTGGACGCGGGGGTGCCGGTCTGGCTGCCCTGGCCGATGCTTCCCGACTGGACCGTCACCGGGCTCGCCTGGGCCGGCGACGACCGCCGCCCGATCGGGGCCACCGCGGTGGCGTGCACCGGGCCGGCGCCGCTCGGCGGGGTGGCCGACGTCGTGCTGGTGGCCGAGGAGCCCGGGGTCGGGCTGGGTTCCCGCTTGGCCGGTCGGTCCGGAACGGACCCGGGCGAGACGCTCTGTGCCGGGCTGCTGGACACGAACGCGCACGCGAAGATCGTCGCCGCCGGGCACCCGACGCCGCTCTGGTCCATCCAGGCCGGACACGATCGATGTGCCTATGTGGGCGAAGCCAAGGGCATGTGGCTGTGGGCGATCGCCTGGCCGGAAGAAGCGGGCTATGTGCTTGCTGAGCACTTTGTGTTGCTGGACGGTCGCGATGGGCTACCAGGACCGTTGCCCTTCGGCGCTCTCTCGCCGTACCTTCAATGGGACGCGCCAGAGGAAGGAGTCAGCTGA
- a CDS encoding TrmH family RNA methyltransferase, protein MASDVEFRREPDSSDEVELAVGVGPWVGEWPTDAHYDPELLAGGDRRNVVDRYRYWKREAIVEDLDRIRHPFHVAIENWQHDFNIGTVVRTANAFLAREVHIVGRRRWNRRGAMVTDRYQHVRHHAGVGELLSWAAGERLPVIGIDNLPGAVPLETVELPRACVLLFGQEGPGLSDDARAGLDLVCSIAQFGSTRSINAGVASGIAMHAWIRRYAVGN, encoded by the coding sequence GTGGCAAGTGATGTGGAGTTCCGTCGGGAACCCGACAGTTCCGACGAGGTCGAGCTCGCGGTCGGCGTCGGTCCGTGGGTGGGGGAGTGGCCCACCGATGCGCACTACGACCCGGAGTTGCTGGCCGGTGGCGACCGGCGCAACGTCGTCGACCGCTACCGCTACTGGAAGCGGGAGGCGATCGTCGAGGACCTCGACCGGATCCGGCACCCGTTCCACGTCGCCATCGAGAACTGGCAGCACGACTTCAACATCGGCACGGTCGTGCGCACCGCGAACGCGTTCCTGGCCCGCGAGGTGCACATCGTCGGGCGTCGCCGGTGGAACCGCCGCGGCGCGATGGTGACCGATCGGTACCAACACGTCCGGCACCACGCCGGTGTCGGCGAGCTGCTGTCGTGGGCGGCGGGCGAGCGGTTGCCGGTGATCGGGATCGACAACCTGCCCGGCGCGGTGCCGCTCGAGACCGTCGAGTTGCCGCGTGCGTGCGTCCTGCTGTTCGGCCAGGAAGGCCCCGGGCTGTCCGACGACGCCCGCGCCGGGCTCGACCTGGTCTGCTCGATCGCGCAGTTCGGATCGACCCGTTCGATCAATGCCGGGGTCGCGTCGGGAATCGCGATGCACGCGTGGATCCGACGGTATGCAGTCGGTAACTGA